DNA from Candidatus Woesearchaeota archaeon:
CCTGTGATGATTGTCATCACTGTCAGTTTCCCTTTCATGTTCTCGGATACCCTTGCTCCCCAGATGACGTTTGCGTCTGGGTCCATTGACTCGGTCACTAGCTCTCCTACCCTTGCTATCTCGTCGAGGGTCAGGTCTGGTCCTCCAGCGACGTGGATGATCGCTCCTGTTGCACCCTCATAGTTGATGTCAAGCAATGGGTTCTGCAATGCGCCCTTTACTGCTTCTTCGACCTTGTTGTTAGTGTCAGATGCACCGACTCCGATGGCTGCTACTCCGCCGTCTGTCATGATTGCCTTAACATCTGCATAGTCAAGGTTGACAAGGCTTGGTATTGCGATTGTCTCGACAATCCCCTTGATCATTGTTGCGATCAGCTCGTTTGCGACTGCGAATGCCTGCTGTACCGGCAGGTTTCCTGCGATTGCCACGAGTCTGTTGTTGTCGATGACGATGACTGTGTCGCACACATTCCTCAGCTGCTGCAGACCGAACTCTGCCTTGTCCACTCTTGCTCTCTCTATCTTGAATGGCATTGTGACTGTTCCGATCACGATGGCGCCGATGGATTTTGCGATTGAGCCTATGACTGGCGCTGCTCCTGTGCCTGTTCCTCCGCCCATTCCTGCGCAGACAAATACCATGTCTGACAGCTGTAGTGATTCCTTCAGGCTCTGGATGCTCTCTTTTGCAGCCTCTGCTCCCTTTTCAGGGAATCCGCCGCAGCCTAATCCTCTTGTAAGGTCCCTTCCGAGAAGGAATTTCTTGTCAGCTTCTGTTATATTGAGATGCTGCTGGTCAGTATTGCAGGCGATTATCTCTGCACCCTTGATTCCTTTCTTATAGAGCCAGTTGACCATGTTGTTTCCTGCACCGCCTACTCCGATAACTTTGATGTTTGCCTGTCCAGGCTCCATCTGTACTTCATTTCTTTTCTGTGCTTCCAATGCATCTTTTACGATGAAATCCATCTGTCCATCCCCCTTTTGTTTTTTTGCCTGCCATCAAAGGCAGCGTTGATATACCTCTCATATCTCTGCTTTGGCCCGGATCAAACCCGAACACGATTCGGACCGAAAACTATAAATACAGGTATACTAATTACACTACCAAGAAACAGCAGTTGCATACGCCAATATGTGACTGCATTCAGGGGACTATCTTTTATCGCCAAATTACCCCAAAAACACCAAAACATTGAGTTTTCCGCCAAAAAAACTCAAAATTTCTTTCTTTTAATAAAAAACAATAGTTATTATTCTATTTAAACCTTATATAAATACTTTTTGCTGTTAAAATATATAGTTTCCAGTATTATATTAGTATACGAATCTGGATATTAGGGGAAGTTATACCACATTAAGTAACTACTAAAAAGTAGTGTTATCACAGGTTTGGGACGAAATCTTACATATGAAAGAAATTTAGGCAAGATTCAGGACAAAGTTATATATAGGAAATCTGGATTGGGACTATCATGACACTCTATATTATAGGTCTTGGACTTTATGATGAACAGGATATCACAGTCAGGGGCTTTGGCCTTGCTAAGCAATGCGATGAGGTCTTTCTTGAGAATTACACCTCAAAGATGATCTGTTCAATTGATAGGCTTTCTGAAGTCTATGGCAGGAGGGTAAGGCCTGCTTTCAGGCAGAAGCTTGAGAACACAGATGAATTGATTGATCTTGCCAGGACAAAGAAGGTTGCCCTGCTGATAATGGGTGACCCTTTCTCTGCAACAACCCATATTGATCTTATCATGCGCGCAAGGAAGAAAGGTGTTGAGGTCAAGGTCATCCATAATGCCTCAGTCTTGAATGCTGTCGGTGCAACAGGTCTTCAGCTCTACAAGTTCGGCAGGACAACGAGCATCCCTTTCCCCGACGACAACCCGGATGCAGAGGCATATTATGATATCGTGAAGGCAAACCAGTCTATCGACGCCCATACCCTGATACTGCTCGATCTCAATCCTGATGACGACAGGTTCATGACTGTGAATGATGCGATAAGGAATCTTCAGAAGATAGAATTGAAGCGCAATGAGAAGGTCTTCAGGGGCGATACCCTGTGCATCGGTTGCGCCAGATTGGGTTGGACAGAGCAGAAGATAGTGTTTGGCAAGGCAAGTGATCTGTTGAAGGAGGATTTCGGCGCTCCCCCACATTGCCTCATTATCCCCAGCAAGCTTCATTTTGCAGAAGAGGAGTTCTTGCAGCAGTTTAGGCGATGATTATATAAAAACACATATAGGTGAGAGGATATTCTTCACTAAGACTCTGCATCTACGCCAAGCTGTATCTGTTGACAGAAAATCCAAGAGGTCCGGACCAGATTTGCTTCGCAAATCTGGATAAGAAATGTTCTTTCCGTTGGA
Protein-coding regions in this window:
- the ftsZ gene encoding cell division protein FtsZ, with the translated sequence MDFIVKDALEAQKRNEVQMEPGQANIKVIGVGGAGNNMVNWLYKKGIKGAEIIACNTDQQHLNITEADKKFLLGRDLTRGLGCGGFPEKGAEAAKESIQSLKESLQLSDMVFVCAGMGGGTGTGAAPVIGSIAKSIGAIVIGTVTMPFKIERARVDKAEFGLQQLRNVCDTVIVIDNNRLVAIAGNLPVQQAFAVANELIATMIKGIVETIAIPSLVNLDYADVKAIMTDGGVAAIGVGASDTNNKVEEAVKGALQNPLLDINYEGATGAIIHVAGGPDLTLDEIARVGELVTESMDPDANVIWGARVSENMKGKLTVMTIITGVNSPWILGKDSKGYGKAMSAEMSNMLGIDILR
- the dph5 gene encoding diphthine synthase, which produces MTLYIIGLGLYDEQDITVRGFGLAKQCDEVFLENYTSKMICSIDRLSEVYGRRVRPAFRQKLENTDELIDLARTKKVALLIMGDPFSATTHIDLIMRARKKGVEVKVIHNASVLNAVGATGLQLYKFGRTTSIPFPDDNPDAEAYYDIVKANQSIDAHTLILLDLNPDDDRFMTVNDAIRNLQKIELKRNEKVFRGDTLCIGCARLGWTEQKIVFGKASDLLKEDFGAPPHCLIIPSKLHFAEEEFLQQFRR